ccacggtgtatatgtgctacattttcttttttttttttcatggtaaaGACTGTTTTATTGGAGGCAGTTActacaagtcaataaatattgataCCCAAAGAAGAGCTCGGTTATTTATCAGAATACTGGTCCATAGAGAGCTGAATGAATGTGAACCAAGTGATTGCTGGGATGATTGAAGTCACCCCTGCTTCTTGGGAAATGAAGCCACAGCCTGCTGATACATGGCATATGCTGTTCCACCAACTGTACGAATCATGGTGGCTCTATGAAGGAGGGCATCAGCTATCCCACCCTTTAGATACAGTGGAATTCCATCATCCTCCTGGaatagtttttgtttctctggaactttatttttaaaattcctgtggGAAGTAGCGCTTATGGTCCTCCGCCCAATCTGATGAAGAGCCAGCAGATTCTGCAGCATCTTGGCTGTTACTGACCAGCAACTGCCACaactgccacatttttttaatccagtctatcattgatggacatttgggttgataccaagtctttgctattgtgaatagtgccgcaataaacatacatgtgcatgtgtctttatagcagcatgatttataatcctttgggtatatacccagtaatgggatggctgggtcaaatggtatttatagttctagatccctgaggaatcaccacactgacttccacaatggctgaactagtttacagtcccaccaacagtgtaaaagtgttcctatttctccacatcctctccagcacctgttgtttcctgactttttaatgatcaccattctaactggtgtgagatagtatctcattgtggttttgatttgcatttctctgatggctagtgatgatgagcattttttcatgtgtctattggctgcataaatgtcttcttttgagaagtgtctgttcatatcctttgcccactttttgatggggtttttttttcttgtaaatttgtttaagttctttatagtttctggatattaaccctttgtcagatgagtagattgcaaaaatgttctcccattctgtaggttgcctgttcactctgatggtagattcctttgctgtgcagaagctctttagtttaactagatcccattcgtcaattttggcttttgttgccattgcttttggtgttttagacatgaagtccttgcccatgcctatgtcctgaatggtattgcctaggttttcttctaaggtttttatggttttaggtctaacatgtaagtctttaatccatcttgaattaatttttgtataaggtgtaaggaagggatccagtttcagctttctacatatggctagccagttttcctagcaccatttattaaatagggaatcctttccccattgcttgtttttgtcaggtttgtcaaagatcagatggttgtagatgtgtggtattatttctgaggactctgttctgttccattggtctatatctctgttttagtaccagtaccatgctggtttggttactgtagccttgtagtatagtttgaagtcaggtagcgtgatgcctccagctttgttcttttggcttaggattgacttggcaatgcaggctcttttttggttccatatgaactttaaagttttttttccaattctgtgaagaaagtcattggtagcttgatggagatggcattgaatgtatatatattactttgtgcagtatggccattttcacgatattgattcttcctatccacgagcacggaatgttcttccatttgtttttgtcctcttttatttcgttgggCAGtggtatgcaaatcaataaatgtaatccagcatataaacagaaccaaagacaaaaaccacatgattatctcaatagatgcagaaaaggccttcgacaaaattcaacagcccttcatgctaaaaactctcaataaattggttattgatgggacatatctcaaaataataacagctatttatgacaaacccacagccaatatcatactgaatgggcaaaaattggaagcattccctttgaaaactggtacaagacagggatgccctctctcaccactgcttttcaacatagtgctggaagttctggccagggctatcaggcaggagaaggaaataaggggtattcaattaggaaaagaggaagtcaaattgtccctgtttgcagatgacatgattgtatatttagaaaaccccattgtctcagcccaaaatctccttaagctgataagcaacttcaacaaagtctcagcatacaaaatcaatgttcaaaaatcataagcattcttatacaccaataacagacagagagccaaatcacgagtgaactcccattcacaattgcttcaaagagaatgaaatacctaggaatccaacttgcaagggatgtgaaggacctattCTATGATTTTTGTAGTTTGAGTTCTTACAATTAAagctttaatctatcttgagttaatttttgtatgtggtgaaagtaggggtccagtttcattcttctgtgcatggctagccagctatcccagcaccatttattcaatagggggttctttcttcattgcttatttttgtcatctttgtcGAAGGTCAGATGGCTATAGCTGTGCAGCttcatttctggattctctattctgttccattggtctttgtatctatttttgtatcagtaccatgctgttttggttactgtagacttacAGGATAGtttcagcaaactagaaataaattagaatttttttcatctgttataGGACAGTTAAAGATATAGCTAACATCATGTTTATTAGTGAAAGTTTGAATGATTTCtccctaaaataaaaaacagaccaATATTTCCAGTCTCTCCacctttattcagtattttactgGAGGTTCTACCCAATGCAATAGAGAAAGGTAAAGAAATGGTTGTCATCTATATTTGATAAAAAGAAGtaactgtctttatttgcagtCACCATCATAGTCAATGTAGAAAATCTGATGGGATAGACAAAATAAGCAATTAGAGAATTTAGAAATGTTGTAggtacaaaatcaacacataaaaaatcaattgtatttttatataccagACACAACCAATTAGaaattgaagtcaggtagcttgatgcctccagctttgttcattttgcttaggattgctttggctatttggactcctggtaggttccatatgaattttagaatactttttttctaaatctgtgaaaAATGAGTTGGTAGTTCGATAAGAATAGCGTTGAGCCTGTAAATTGTTTTGGGTagcatggccattttaatgatattgattctttgaatCTATAAGCGTGGAATGCTTTTCTATGTGTGCcatctataatttatttcttcagtgttttgtagttctccttatagagatcttttgcCTCCATGGCTAagtatatttctatgtattttgctttttcataGCTATTGTACCTTCTTAGATAGTTTCTAGTACTAAGTCTTCAACTCGCTAATTTTTTCTCCTACAATGTCCAACTGTTGTTAATTGCTTCCagtgtaatttttgtattaaattgtaattttattatCTAGAAATTCAATTTGGGCCTTTCTAAAATCATCATTCACCCCCTTAGTTGACATGTTTTTCATGTCAAGATTTCCTCTAGTTTCTTGAATACATGAAATATAAttgcaataattattttaaagcctGGGCTGCCAATTCTGTCATCTATGTCATTTCTGGCCCAATTTtaatgaattgatttttttcttttttaaattatacttgaagttctggaatacatgtgcagaatgtgcaggtttgttacatagttatacatgtgccatgatggcttgctacacccatcaacccatgaattgatttttttcttcttcatgagtcttatttttctatttttttaaatgctgagtaattttttaaacattttgtttttttagagtagttttagtttcacagcaaatttgagcagaaggtacagagatttcttaTAGAATTCCTGTTCTTTCTCATGCACAACCTCCCTCATTATCAACATCCTCCATCAGAGTGATGTATTTGTTACAATCGATTCCTCTATATTTACACATCATCACTCAGAGTCTGCAGCTTATGTAAGGCCCACTCTTGGTGTTGTAAATTCTACAGGTTTGGAAAAATTTGCAATCACATATATCTACCATTATaatatcatacagagtattttcactacACTGAGAACCCACTATGCTCTGCCTATttgtccctcccttccccttcctttagGAACCACTGACCTTTTTACTTTATCCATAGTTCTGtcttttttcagaatgtcatacagGTACTCATACagtgtgtagccttttcagattagcttcttttgcttagtaatatgcatttgaggttccttcatgtcttttaatAGCTTGATAGTTCCTTTTTTTTAGcatggaaaaaacattccattgGCTGGATGTACCagagtttatttatccattcacctactgaaggacatgttggttgcttccaagctttggcaattatgaatgaagctgctataaccatctgtgtgcaggtttttgtgtagatataaaagtttaatttttaaaataaatacttaaaagtctgatttttggatcatatggtaagagtatatttagttttgtaaaaagCTGATAAACTGTCTTCAAAAGTGGTTGCACCAATTTGCATTAttgccagcaatgaatgagaatttctgctgctctacatccttgccagaaTTTGGTGTTGCTAATGTTCTGGGTTTGGGCCCTTTTAATACATGTGTAGtggtattttattgttgttttaattcacGCTGCCCTGATGAcatgatgtggagcattttttatatACGTATTTGCTGTATGTATATCTCTTTGGCGAGGTACCTATCCAGATCTTTTACCTACACTTTAGTTGAGTTGCTGTtctctttttgttgcattttacaaattctttgtgtattttggataaTAGTACTTTATCAGATGTgtcctttgcaaatcttttctcctAGTGTGTGActtgtcttttctttatcttgacagtgtcttttaattttaataaagttctccttaccaattatttctttcatagatAGTGCCACTGACATTGTATA
The nucleotide sequence above comes from Symphalangus syndactylus isolate Jambi chromosome 10, NHGRI_mSymSyn1-v2.1_pri, whole genome shotgun sequence. Encoded proteins:
- the LOC129491698 gene encoding putative cytochrome c oxidase subunit 7A3, mitochondrial; the protein is MLQNLLALHQIGRRTISATSHRNFKNKVPEKQKLFQEDDGIPLYLKGGIADALLHRATMIRTVGGTAYAMYQQAVASFPKKQG